The window GGCCCAGACCTGGCGGGCTTCGCGGCGCTTGCCGTTGGCCCATAGCACTTCGCCCAGGTGGGCGGCCACTTCGTGGTCTGGGAAGCTGGCAAAAGCCTTGCGCAGGTAGGTTTCAGCCTCGTCGAGGTTGCCCAGGCGGTAATTGACCCAACCCAGGCTGTCGAGCACCGCCGGGTCATCCGGGGTCAGCTGATGGGCCTTGTCGATCAGCGCCTTGGCTTCGCTGTAGCGGGTGGTGCGGTCGGCCAGGGTGTAGCCGAGGGCGTTCAGGGCCATGGCGTTTTCCGGCTCGCGGGCGATGATGGCGCGCAGGTCTTTTTCCATCTGCGGCAGGTCGTCACGCTTTTCCGCCAGCATGGCACGGGTGTACAGCAGGTTGAGGTCGTCCGGGTAGCGCTGGATGGCTTGCTGCAGCACCTGGCTGGCCTGGGCGTCCTTGTTGTTGTTGCTGTAGCTTTCCGATTCGATCAGGAACAGCTGTATGGCGTAGTCCGGCTGGGATTCGCGGGCATCGGCGAGCAGGCGCGAGGCTTCGGTACCACGGCCGTTGGCAATCAGGATGTCGGCCTGGCGCAGCTGCGCCGGCAGGTAGTCGGGGCCCGGGCCGACCAGGGCGTATTCACGCAGGGCGCCTGCAGGGTCGTGGCGCTCTTCGCGGATGCGGCCCAGGTTCAGGTGCGCGGCGTCGACGTTGCTGTCGCGTTCGATCAGCTCCTGCAGGTAGCCCTCGGCTTCATCCCAGTCCTTGTTTTCCAGGCACACCAGCGCCAGCGAATAGCGCAGCTCGTCGTCCTCGGGGTATTGCTGGACCAGGCTGAGGAACTCGCCCTTGGCATCGGCGATGCGGTCCTGTTCGACCAGGGTGCGCGCGTAGGTCAGGCGCAGGCGCTTGTCGTCCGGGTTGTCGCGAATCGCCCCGCGCAGCAGTGGCAGGGCCTCCGGGCCGCGGTCCAGGGCTTGCAGCAGGCGAGCGCGCAGCAGGACCGGGGCGACTTCGCCGTTTTGCGGCGGGTGCGACTCGAGTAACTCCAAGGCTTCTTCGGCCTTGCCGTCCTGGTTCAGCAGCAGGGCCTTGCCGAACACCAGCTGGCTGTTGTCCGGGTACTTCACCAGCAGGCGTTCGAAGCTTTGCAGCAAGCCGTCGCGGGTGCTCTGGTCGGTTTCGGCGGCGGACAGGGCGAGGAAATCGAAATGGGTGTCGCCTTGGCCCTGCAAGACCTTTTCCATGTAAGTCATTGAGTCGTCATAGCGGCCGGCGCGGGCCAGCTGGATGGCGGCGGCGCGCTGGGCGTCGAGGTTCTGCGGGTCGTTGCGGGCCCAGACCAGGGCGTTGTCCAGTGCCGGTTCGTCGGCGCCGAGGTATTCAGCAATGCGGTAGGCGCGCTCGGAAACCCCCGGGTCCTGGGTTTTCGCGGCCTGGTCGGTGTAGTTGGCCAGGGCGATGTCGAAGCGGTTGCGCTGGCCGGCCAGTTCGGCCACCAGCAGGCTGTAGAGCGTGTCCTGCTTGAACGAGCCATACACCACGGGTTTTTCCGCCTCGCTCTTGTCGGCCTCGGCGACGGGAGGCTCGGCCTTTTGCGGGGCCAGGCTCTGGCAGCCCTGGAGCAGGGCGAAGGCAAGCAGCAATGCGTATGGTTTGTTCATAGAAGGCTTTAAAAAGGACTCACCGGCGGTCGGAGCATGATGACACAAGCGCGGTGGCAAACCCACCTGCGAAGGTATGAAGCTGCGCTTCGCTTATGCAGACCGCGCTGTGCCCGCGCGGTTCGCCGCAGAGCCTGCCACGGCGCCCAGAACACAGAATTTTTGCTCTTGCTCTTGCTTCTGAGCGCGCGATAGTTCAGGCGCCGCAGATTGCGACTTCAGGAGGCCGAGCGAAGGGACTGCGGAGGGAGGTGACGGGCATGGATGCCCGTCAAGCGCTGAGGCCCCATGGATGGGGCCTGCAGCGCGTACTCTCGGGAGCAGGCCCATAGCGAGGGTGCCCCGGAGCGAAGCGTAGGGGCCGGATGATGGGAGCCGACGGTTTTTGGTTCCATTTTGCCACGACAAAAAGGGTTCCGCCGTAAGGGCGTCAAGGTGACGTGGCGCCACTATCGCGAATGAATGTCTACTCGATGTGAATGTCTACACCTGAAAGCAAAAAGCTTAGGGCTGATGTCTCAACAGCCAGCCTCTTGGCGTCCGATGTCACGGAATAGGCCCAAGGGGGCGCAACCAAATGCGAAATAAAATAAGTGCTCCGATAAGTGTTGGGTGCATAGCCCCTAAGACGATCAGGGTGCGCTTCATGCGTATAGGGAAGTTCGTGACCTCATCAAGGTCAACCAAGCTTTTTCGCGCATATATTTTTGGCACTGTTAGTAGTATTGATATTGAGAGTGTGCGCATTACCTTTCCAATTAGGCCTGCTTGTGAAAAGGTTTTTATTCCCGCTCACGAATGCGCTATTCGGTAGTAGTGATTCGATCCTGTCAAGATGATAGATTGATATGTAGAACGATACGCAAAGCGTGACGGTCATGGCGGCCAAAATTATAAATGCAACAATACCCGCTTCAGTGCTCATTCGCTGCCTACCTTTTCATACAATACTTCGCCGAGCGCTTCCCCTACAGCACCGCCAAGCATGCTTCCTCCTGTGGCTCCCGCAGCCCCACCAATAACAGCGCAGACAAGTACGCCTGTACCGACTGTGGGCACGCCAAGAGCGAGACAAATATTAGTGGCAATAGCACCGCCGTAGCTTGTTGCTATCCCTCCCACGGCGACACTGCCTGTCAAGGAAGATCCATGGACGTATTTAGCTTTTCTACACTCATTGTCGCGGCCAGCGGTGCAGGCTTTATGGATTTCAAGACCCGTCGCGGCGACTTCCAGCGCAATACCTATATAGGTGTCTTTTTTGATCAGGTTGGCAGCCCTGACCACACCTATGATCTTAACTGCACACCCCACAATCTCAGTCGTTTGCAAGTCCTTGCCACGCGTCGAGTGCCGGCCTTGAGTTTCCAATGATCGATTGCTGCGGGAGAACTTTGTCCTTGAACAGAATACGAAGTCGTATCTCCATTGGGTCATAGATAGTGAGACAGCACGAGTGCAAGGAATAATATGATGTGAATAGCCCAGAGGTTGACCAAGACAAGCCTTTCACGGCGCGGAAATTTTTGTACTTCCTCGATATCTGCTGCGCCCCTATAAGTGAAGATTTTGGGTGTGGCCAGTAGTGTTGCAATTTGACCAGTTCTTATCAGTTTTCCTATTAGTCCAGCATGCTTATAGTTTTTTATGTTGTCAGATACGATACGAGAGGTGGGTAAGAAAGACTCAAAGTGCTCGGTGTATTTATGTGCAACGTAAATTTGGACAGTAATTGCGATTGCGATTGAGGTGATGAGAATAAGTGCGATCAGACCCGGTTCCATATTGATCATTGCGAGAACTCTCGATATAGGAAGTCACCAAGCACCTCGCCTTTTTCTCCTCCGAAGTCACCGCCTAGCTTCCCCCCTGCGGCAGCACCAATGACTGCGCAGGTAATTGACCCCAAACCGGCCGTCCCTACTCCCAGAGCCGCACATACAAAGGGCGCAACAATGGTCCCTCCTATGTATCCACCCATGCCGCTGCCGGTCAGACCACCGGCTAATGACGCACCATTGAGAAATTTTGCACGCGTGCACTCATCTTCTCTGCCGAGCATACAGGCTTGGCGAATCGCCAGGCCCGTTGCTGCGACATCAAGCGCTATGCCAATGTAAGTACCTTTTTTTATCAAACTGGCAGCCTTGCCTACCCCGGCAACCTTATTCGCATACCCTGCAATCTCACCGGTGTGCAAATAGCGTTTCGTGGATATGGCCAGTGTCCTTTTAATCGATCCCTTGTTACGCAAATCCGAGCCGAACGCCGCCAGTTTGCCCAACTGTTCGTCAAGCTTCGAGAACAGTGCCGCACGCTTGGCATAAAACTGGTCACGGTTTTTGAGCGTCCCTGAACCCAGATGTTCTCTGTGCAATTTCTCGATCTCCAGCAACGTGTCCTGAATGGCCTTCAGATGCCTGCTCCAGCCGTCGCTGACCACGCCTGCGCCCAGTGAAGCATGGGCAAGCAAGCTCTTCAGCAACTCGAAATTATCCAGAAAAAACTCATCAGCCCCCTGGCCACTGCGCATCAGCCCCATATGCGTGATGGAGGCCTGAGACATCAGATAAGCCTCCTGACTGGTACACGAAGGTGTAGACCAGTCGCCGACGATCACCAGTTCGCCGCTTCTGACCACACTGTTGTAAATGTGTGCATTCAGGATGTCGAACTTGCTTGCGGCATGCCCGCCAAGCGCAAGGCCGGCCTTGAGCGTGTGATAGTTCTGCATCCTGGGGTTGATGAAAGCGCGGGCTTCGTACATGGCGATACCTCACGCGTACTTCTTGTTGCCGATCCGGTCCCAACCACCGGCAATATTGCCGCCGCCCGAGCCGTCGATGCGCTTCTGCAGGGTATAGGTGGTCTTGATTCTGCCGTAATCGAGGCGAACCACCTCGATAGGCACGCCGTCGGCGGCGCTCTGGGCGTAATCGGCAATGATCACTTCTTCTAGGATGATCTCGTAGTACTTCAGCTTGTCACCGCCCGCGCGGCACAGCGCGAGTTTGACTTCCTTGAGATGCTGCCCCGCGCAACTGGCCTCCATGAGTTTGCAACTGGCGCTGTCGAGAAACTTGGTAAAAGTGAAATGGCTCACTTCGGTGCGCCCCGAAGTGGCACCCCCTGCCGAGCTTGCAGTGGCAGAGGGGCTTTGGCTTACACCGAAATCATAACCGGTGACTTCAATCCACTTGCCGTACTTCTCGTCCAAGGCTTCGCCTGGAATATCGTCGATTTTCAAATACGCGTCCAAAGCCATATCTACCGCTCCTTGGTCATCATGTGGGTGAGGAATATCGATGTAGCGGCGTCAAGGCTAGGCGCGGAAAGAGGGTGGAGCAACAGCTGGGCATGTATTTGGGAAAAGGACTACAAGACTGTGGATAAGTCTTGTAGAGATATGTCAAAAGTCCTCTCGACTTGGTCGGTGTAATTAACTAAGGAGATGTCGAGCCGATGGTTCTGGTTCTTGCTTCTAAGCGCGCGGTAGTTCAGGCGCCGCCGATTGCGACTTCAGGAGGCCGAGCGAAGGGACTGCGGAGGGAGGTGACGGGCATGGATGCCCGTCAAGCGCTGAGGCCCCATGGATGGGGCCTGCAGCGCGTACTCCCGGGAGCAGGCCCGTAGCGAGGGGACCCCGGAGCGAAGCGTGGGGGCCGGATGATGGGAGCCGACGGTTTTTGGTTCCTTTTTGCCACGACAAAAAGGGACCCGCCGTAAGGGCGGAAAGGTGACTTTGCGCCGCCGTCACGAATGAATGCCTGCTCGATGTGAATGCCCACCTCCAAAAAGCCAAAAAGCCAAAAAGCTTAAGCGACGGTTTTGATATGGCGAACAGTCCGTATGCGATGGCGACGCTGACTCACCTTTTCGCCCTTACGGCGAGTCACTTTTTGCCAAACGCGGCAAAAAGTAACCAAAAAACGCTGCGCTCCCATCATCCGGCCCCTACGCTGCGCTCCGGGGTTCCCTCACTCCGGCCTTGCTCCCGGGAGTACGCGCTGCAGGCCCCATCCATGGGGCCTCAGCGCTTGACGGGCATCCATGCCCGTCACCTCCCTCCGCAAGGCCTGCGTTCGGCCTCCTGAAGTCGCGAAGATCAAGATCAAGATCAAAAGCCAGATCAAAAGCCAGATCAAAAGCGGGGGTGTGAGCTGAAGTTGCCGCTGATGCTGGCCTGAAGCCGGCGATAGCCGCAGCGCTATCAGCGCAATAGCGAACGGTGGTTGTCCTGAAACCTGCGAAAGAGGACAATTATCGGCTTCCCGTCACAACCAGCGACCTTGCATGGCCTTTCTTGCACTTGGTATCAACCATAAGACTGCCTCGGTAGACGTACGCGAGCGCGTGGCGTTTACCCCAGAGCAGCTGGTAGACGCCCTGCAGCAGCTCTGCCGGCTGACATCCAGCCGCGAAGCGGCGATTCTGTCGACCTGCAACCGTAGCGAGCTCTATATCGAGCAGGACCACCTGTCCGCCGATGTGGTGCTGCAATGGCTCGCCGACTACCACCGCCTCAGCCTGGACGAGCTGCGCGCCAGCGCCTACGTGCACGAAGAGCACGAGGCGGTAAAGCACATGATGCGGGTGGCCTCCGGCCTGGACTCGCTGGTGCTCGGCGAACCGCAGATCCTCGGCCAGATGAAGTCCGCCTATGCCGTGGCGCGTGAGGCCGGCACCGTCGGCCCGTTGCTCGGGCGCCTGTTCCAGGCCACCTTCAGTGCCGCCAAGCAGGTGCGCACCGACACTGCCATCGGCGAAAACCCGGTGTCGGTGGCGTTTGCCGCGGTCAGCCTGGCCAAGCAGATCTTCAGCGACCTGGGCCGCAGCCAGGCCCTGCTGATCGGTGCTGGCGAAACCATCACCCTGGTCGCCCGCCACCTGCATGAGCAGGGCGTGCGCCGTATCGTCGTGGCCAACCGTACCCTTGAGCGGGCCAGCATCCTGGCCGAGCAGTTCGGTGCGCACGCGGTTCTGCTGGCCGACATCCCACAGGAACTGGCCAACAGCGATATCGTCATCAGTTCCACTGCCAGCCAGTTGCCGATCCTTGGCAAGGGTGCTGTCGAGAGCGCGCTGAAGCAGCGCCGGCACAAGCCGATTTTCATGGTCGACATTGCCGTACCGCGCGATATCGAAACCGAAGTCGGCGAACTGGATGACGTCTACCTGTACACTGTCGATGACCTGCACGACGTTGTGGCAGAAAACCTCAAAAGTCGCCAGGGCGCGGCCCAGGCCGCCGAAGAGCTGGTGTCGGTGGGGGCAGAGGACTTCATGCTGCGCCTGCGCGAGCTGGCCGCGGTGGATGTGCTCAAGGCCTATCGCCAGCAATGCGAGCGCCTGCGCGACGAAGAACTGCAAAAGGCCCAGCGGCTGCTGGCCAACGGCGGCAACCCCGAAGACGTACTGGCCCAACTGGCCCGGGGGCTGACCAACAAACTCCTGCACGCGCCCAGCGTGCAATTGAAAAGGCTCTCGGCCGAGGGCCGCCTCGATGCGCTGGCCATGGCCCAGGAACTCTTTGCCCTCAACGAGGGCTCGACGGACAAATCCCCGCAATGAAAGCGTCGCTGCTGAACAAACTGGAAATCCTCCAGGACCGCTTCGAAGAACTCACCGCTCTGCTTGGTGATGCCGAGGTCATTTCCGACCAGACGCGCTTTCGCGCCTATTCCCGTGAATACGCCGAAGTCGAGCCGGTCTACGCTGCTTATAAAGAGTGGCGCAAAGTCCAGGACGACCTCGAAGGTGCCCAGGCGCTGCTCAAGGACAGTGACCCGGACCTGCGCGAAATGGCCGTGGAAGAAGTGCGTGAAGCCAAGGAACAACTGCTGACGCTGGAGTCGCAGCTGCAACGCATGCTGTTGCCCAAGGACCCCAACGACGGCCGCAACGTGTTCCTCGAAATCCGCGCCGGCACCGGTGGCGACGAGGCGGCGATCTTCTCCGGCGACCTCTTCCGCATGTATTCGCGCTACGCCGAAAAGCGTGGCTGGCGCCTGGAAATCCTCTCCGAGAACGAAGGCGAGCACGGCGGCTACAAGGAAATCATCGCCCGCGTCGAAGGCGAGAGCGTGTACGGCAAGCTCAAGTTCGAGTCTGGCGCGCACCGCGTGCAGCGCGTGCCCGAGACCGAATCCCAGGGCCGTATCCACACCTCCGCGTGCACCGTGGCGGTACTGCCCGAGCCGGACGAGCAGGCGGCTATCGAGATCAACCCGGCCGACCTGCGGGTGGATACCTATCGCGCATCCGGTGCCGGCGGCCAGCACGTCAACAAGACCGACTCGGCGATCCGGATCACCCACTTGCCCACCGGTATCGTGGTCGAGTGCCAGGAAGAGCGCTCGCAGCACAAGAACCGTGCCCGCGCCATGTCCTGGCTGTCGGCCAAGCTCAACGACATGCAGACCAGCGCCGCGCAGAATGCCATCGCCACCGAGCGCAAGCTGCTGGTCGGCTCGGGTGACCGTTCCGAGCGCATCCGTACGTACAATTATCCACAGGGCCGGGTGACCGACCACCGCATCAACCTGACCCTGTACTCGCTGGACGACATCCTCGCCGGCGGGGTGGAGGCGGTGATCGAGCCGCTGCTGGCCGAATACCAGGCTGATCAACTGGCCGCTCTGGGGGACTGATGACCATCATCGCCAGCCTGCTGCGCAACGCGCAGTTGCCAGAGTCGCCTACCGAGCGGCTGGATGCCGAGTTGCTGTTGGCCGCGGCCATCGGCAAATCGCGCAGCTACCTGCACACCTGGCCCGAGCGAATCGTCAGCAGCGAAGATGCCGAGACCTATGCTGGCTACCTGCAGCGCCGCCGTGGCGGCGAACCGGTCGCCTACATTCTCGGGCTGCAGGGCTTCTGGAAGATCGACCTGGAAGTGGCACCGCATACCCTGATCCCGCGGCCGGATACCGAGCTGCTGGTCGAAGCTGCCCTTGAACTGCAACCCGCCACGCCGGCCAAGGTCCTTGACCTGGGCACCGGCACCGGCGCGATTGCCTTGGCCCTGGCCAGCGATCGCCCGGCCTGGCAGGTGACCGCAGTGGACCGCGTGGAGGAGGCTGCAGCCCTGGCTGAGCGCAACCGCCAGCGGCTGGGCCTGGCAAACGCCCAGGTACGGCTCAGCCACTGGTTCGACAGTCTGGCCGGCGAGCGTTTCGACCTGATTGTCAGCAACCCGCCCTACATCGCTGCCGCAGACCCGCATTTGGTCGCCGGTGATGTACGCTTCGAGCCCAGCAGTGCGCTGGTGGCCGGTGCTGATGGCCTGGACGATCTGCGCGTGATAGTTGCCCAGGCGCCCGCGCACCTGGTACCGGGTGGCTGGTTACTGCTGGAACACGGCTACGATCAGGCAGCGGCGGTGCGCGCCTTGCTGGCTGAACAAGGCTTCATCGAGGTCGCCAGCCGCACGGACCTGGGCGGCCATGAACGCATTACCCTGGGGCGCCTGCCATGCTGAGTGATCAGGAACTGCTGCGTTACAGCCGGCAGGTTTTGCTGGCCCAGATCGACATCGACGGCCAGTTGCGGCTCAAGCAGAGCAAGGCGCTGATCGTCGGGCTCGGCGGCCTTGGCTCGCCCGTCGCCTTGTACCTGGCCGCCGCCGGGGTCGGTGAGCTGCACCTGGCGGACTTTGACACCGTCGACCTGACCAACCTGCAACGCCAGGTGATTCACGACAGTGCGAGCGTGGGCATGAGCAAGGTCGATTCGGCCCTGCAGCGCCTGCAGGCAATCAACCCGGAAATCAGCCTGGTTGCCCATCGCCAGGCTCTGGACGAGGACTCGCTGGCGGCCGCTGTGGCAGCGGTCGACCTGGTGCTGGACTGCTCTGACAATTTCGGTACCCGCGAGGCGGTCAACGCTGCCTGCGTCGCGGCTGGCAAGCCGCTGGTCAGCGGTGCGGCGATCCGCCTGGAAGGGCAGTTGTCGGTGTTCGACCCACGGCGTGACTACAGCCCTTGCTACCATTGCCTGTACGGCCATGGCAGCGAAGCCGAACTGACCTGCAGCGAAGCCGGCGTGATCGGCCCATTGGTGGGCCTGGTAGGCAGCCTGCAGGCGCTGGAGGCGATGAAGCTGCTGGCCGGGTTCGGCGAGCCGCTGGTCGGCCGCCTGCTGTTGATCGATGCTCTCGGCACTCGTATCCGCGAATTGCGGGTCAAGCGCGACCCGGCTTGTGCGGTCTGTGGTAAGCGCGATGGCTGAGCGATCGGCGCCGGTCGGCGTGATGGACTCCGGGGTTGGCGGCTTGTCGGTACTCGCCGAGATCCAGCGCCTGCTGCCCAACGAGACGCTGCTGTACGTGGGCGATTGCGGCCACATACCCTACGGAGAGAAGTCGCCGGACTATATCCGTGAGCGTCTCCGGCGCATTGCTGCGTTCTTCCATGAACAGGGCGCCAAGGCCATGGTACTGGCCTGCAATACCGCCACGGTGGCGGCGGTGGCCGACCTGCGCGAGTTGTACCCGAACTGGCCGCTGGTGGGCATGGAGCCGGCGGTGAAGCCCGCTGCCGCCGCTACGCGCTCTGGCGTGGTCGGTGTGCTGGCCACTACCGGTACCCTGCAGAGTGCCAAGTTCGCTGCCTTGCTCGATCGTTTTGCCAATGAAGTACAGGTCATCACCCAACCTTGCCCGGGCCTGGTCGATCTGATCGAGACCGGTGACCTGGCCAGCCCGGCGCTGCGCCAGTTGCTGCAAGGTTATGTGCAGCCGTTGCTGGCCGCTGGCTGTGACACGTTGATTCTCGGTTGCACCCATTACCCCTTCCTGCGCCCGTTGCTGGCCGGCATGGTGCCAGCCGACGTCGCCATCATCGATACCGGTGCTGCAGTGGCGCGCCAACTGCAGCGGCTGCTGGGCGCGGATGACCTGTTGGCCGATGGGCCGGCCAGGGATACCCGCTTCTGGACCAGTGCCGATCCGCAATCTCTCAGGAAGATCCTGCCTTTGCTGTGGCATAAGTCGGACAGTGTGCAAAGCTTTTCATTGTGAAAAAAACGTGAAAAGAAGCTGAACTATTGTACCGCTGCCGTTTTCTACCGCCTTGCCTGAAATGAGGCGGATACCAATAACAGCAAAGAAGGATGTTGCTCATGAAGAAGCTGCTCGGCTTGGCGGCGGCTGCCGTCTTCACCCTGGGGCACTCACTGTCGGCGCAGGCTGCCGACGTTTCGTTTTCGGTGGGGCAGACCGGTGACTCGACCATGGTCTACCGGTTGGGGCTGCAATCGAATTGGGAAGCGAGTTGGTGGCAGACCAGCGTCGGGCGCCTGACGGGGTATTGGGATGGGGCCTACAGCTATTGGGATGGTGACGAGACCGCGAGCAACCATAGCCTGTCGTTCGCGCCGGTGTTCGTCTACGAGTTTGCCGGGGAGTCGGTGAAGCCTTATATAGAGGCTGGGATTGGCGTGGCGGCATTCTCCAGCACCGAGCTGGAAGACAACGAGCTGGGCTCGGCATTCCAGTTCGAGGATCGCATCGGCTTTGGATTGCGCTTTGCCGGTGGGCATGAGATTGGCGTGCGGGCGATTCACTATTCCAACGCGGGCATCAAGCAGCCCAACGATGGGGTGGAGAGCTATAGCCTGCATTACCGCATGACGCTCTGAGCTCTCCTTCCACGGGGGCTCGCATTGCCTGAGATCTACGAGGTACCTGGGGAGCAACTGTCTTGCCCCGTTACTCAGGCTACCTCATTACCCTGTAGGAGCAGCCTTGTGCTGCGAAGGGGGCGGTAGGGCAGCAGATGTTCTTGTGCAGTAATGGTCTCTTCGCAGCACAAGGCTGCTCCTACAGGCCCTGCGCATGGCTTCAAGTCGATGTGGTCTAGGTGGAAGCCGGTACGGTCACTACATCGATTGCTTGTGTGACAAAGGCCACAGGCCATTGAGATCCAAAGCCTCCAGCACAAGCTCGGGCTCCCTCTGCGGCCACCGCCGCAGCAACTCTTCCGCCGCATTCTGCGGCGTCCACGCCTCCGGTATCGCCTGCGCCGGTGTCACGGGTGTCTTCAGCGACTGCGGCCCCACCACGGTCAGCTCAACCCCCTGCGCCTTCAACGCCTGACGCTGCTCGCGCATCCATTGTGGCATGTTGTTCCAGCCCGCAGGCACCTGCGTCGGTGCATGCAACTGCAGCGCTGAATAACGGTTGAACACCGCCATCACCTGCGGCGAGTCACCCTTCGCCAACAACGGCAGCGCACTGGCCAGGCAATGCTCGCCGGCCAACTGGTTGTCCGTGACGATCGCCTCGAACAACTCGCTGTCAGCCACATCGTCCGCCAGGTAATCGCTGGTACCGGCGTTGATGATCAAGCCATCCAGCGCGCACCAGGCATGGCAGATCTGCTGGCTGGCCTGGGCCGCCTGATGTTCTTCGTGCAACTGCCACGGCAAGCGCAACAGCTGGCTGCCGTAGCGTGCACCCAAGGCATCCAGTGCCTCGCCATGCTTCGCGCTTGCAGCTACCCGGTGTCCTTGCCCGAGCAGCCCCTCCACTAAAGCCAGGCCAAGTCCATTGCCTGCTCCCGTCACCCAGATACTGCGTGCGTTGTTCAAGATGCTGCCCTCTGATCCTGCCGGCGCGGGAGGTTCTTGAATGCCTCCAGTGCGCGCTGACGACTGCTGTCGAGATCGACAATTGGACTGTGGTAGAAATATCTAGCAAAAAGATCGGCCGACTTCACGGGGAAATGAATGGCTTTTTCATCAACCCCCTGCAATTCCGGCAGCCAGTGCCGAATGAAACGCCCTTGCGGGTCGAATCGCTGCGACTGTGAAACCGGGTTGAAGATGCGGAAATAGGGCACTGCGTCGGTGCCAGTGGACGCGCTCCACTGCCAACCGCCGTTGTTGGCGGCCAGGTCGCCGTCTATCAAGTGGCGCATGAAATGCCGCTCGCCCTTGCGCCAGTCGATCAGCAGGTTCTTGCTGAGGAACATGGCCACGATCATGCGCAGGCGGTTGTGCATCCACCCGGTGTGCAGCAGTTGGCGCATGGCGGCGTCGATGATCGGGAAGCCGGTTCGGCCCTGTTCCCATGCTTCGAGGTCGGCCGGTGCATCGCGCCAGGGCAGGGCTTCGGTCTGGGCGCGGAAGGCGCGGTGACGCGAGACCTGTGGATAACCGGTCAGGATGTGTTTGTAGAATTCGCGCCAGAGCAGCTCGTTGATCCAGGTTTGCACGCCGCTGCTGCCGCTGTCGAACTCGCCGCGGTTGCTGGCCAGGGCACCGTGCAGGCACTGGCGTGGCGAGATCACGCCGGCGGCCAGATAGGCGGAGAGCTGGCTGGTACCGGGCTTTGCAGGCAAGTCACGCAGCTGTTGGTAATCGTCGATGGTTTCATCGAGAAAACGGGTCAGCCGCGCCTGCGCTTCGGCTTCGCCGGCCGGCCAGTGGTCGCGCAGCGCCTGCGCGGGTTTTTCGAAGCCGTCCACGTGCT of the Pseudomonas asiatica genome contains:
- a CDS encoding SDR family oxidoreductase: MNNARSIWVTGAGNGLGLALVEGLLGQGHRVAASAKHGEALDALGARYGSQLLRLPWQLHEEHQAAQASQQICHAWCALDGLIINAGTSDYLADDVADSELFEAIVTDNQLAGEHCLASALPLLAKGDSPQVMAVFNRYSALQLHAPTQVPAGWNNMPQWMREQRQALKAQGVELTVVGPQSLKTPVTPAQAIPEAWTPQNAAEELLRRWPQREPELVLEALDLNGLWPLSHKQSM
- the phrB gene encoding deoxyribodipyrimidine photo-lyase — translated: MHLTWLRSDLRIDDNTALAAASERGPTLALWLVSPGQWLAHDDAACKVDFWLRNLRDLRQSLERLNIPLLIRRIDTWDQAPQAVLDVCRQHQVQSVHWNEEYGINEQCRDDATRALLEKSAIQAHSHLDQLLFRPGTILTRGGDYFQVFSQFKKSCLEHLHRSLPALARQIKRQAPLQVSSDPIPQHVDGFEKPAQALRDHWPAGEAEAQARLTRFLDETIDDYQQLRDLPAKPGTSQLSAYLAAGVISPRQCLHGALASNRGEFDSGSSGVQTWINELLWREFYKHILTGYPQVSRHRAFRAQTEALPWRDAPADLEAWEQGRTGFPIIDAAMRQLLHTGWMHNRLRMIVAMFLSKNLLIDWRKGERHFMRHLIDGDLAANNGGWQWSASTGTDAVPYFRIFNPVSQSQRFDPQGRFIRHWLPELQGVDEKAIHFPVKSADLFARYFYHSPIVDLDSSRQRALEAFKNLPRRQDQRAAS